A window of Paremcibacter congregatus contains these coding sequences:
- a CDS encoding MATE family efflux transporter, with product MSDTKSTQHRNTRVDLTQGPIHKHLIRMASPMIIGISASMGFILADTYFIGELGSAELAALGFVGPIIMIIISASIGLSAGTSSVLARASGKDDHTEMVRLATNSFILSVIISLIFTVVGLLTIDPLFTLLGADEVTLPLIREYMEVWYWSPIFMIVPMVAMGVMRALGDTSLQGKLMIIASMANVILDPIMIFGLFGFPRMEMAGAALATLITRAGTLAAVIYYLTYRFHVLKITKEVISHFGDSYRKIIHVGLPAMGTNMIIPMAGSVLIAIVARYGNDAVAGVNLASRIESVTIIAFYALSAVIGPFVGQNLGAQRHDRIEQALKQCAMFTLIFGAVLAAFIAVIGPYITMQFGDDVAIQQVANHYLYIVPVSYGAYGFVMTANATFNGIGKPLPGVVVSTLRVAIFQFPLVLLASLVFGELNYLIAASSISNILAGIIAYYWVMKTVRQLAPDTPEGTLKQSPAE from the coding sequence TTGTCAGACACCAAAAGCACGCAACACAGAAATACTCGCGTTGATCTGACCCAGGGGCCAATACATAAACACCTGATCCGCATGGCCTCTCCGATGATAATCGGCATCTCCGCTTCCATGGGATTTATTCTTGCCGATACGTATTTTATAGGCGAATTGGGATCCGCAGAACTGGCTGCCCTCGGCTTTGTCGGGCCGATCATCATGATCATCATCTCTGCCTCTATCGGCCTCAGCGCCGGGACGTCTTCCGTGCTTGCCCGGGCATCGGGCAAGGATGATCATACCGAAATGGTCCGGCTCGCCACCAACAGCTTTATACTTTCCGTCATAATCTCTCTGATCTTTACTGTGGTTGGCCTGCTGACCATTGATCCGCTTTTTACCCTGTTGGGCGCCGACGAGGTGACCCTGCCTCTGATCCGGGAATATATGGAGGTCTGGTATTGGTCACCCATCTTTATGATCGTACCCATGGTCGCCATGGGCGTGATGCGGGCGTTGGGTGACACCTCGCTCCAGGGCAAACTGATGATCATCGCCTCCATGGCCAATGTTATTCTCGATCCGATCATGATTTTTGGCCTGTTTGGTTTCCCGCGAATGGAAATGGCCGGGGCGGCTCTGGCAACCCTGATTACCCGCGCCGGGACCCTGGCGGCAGTGATTTATTACCTTACCTATCGTTTTCATGTTCTAAAAATCACGAAAGAGGTGATCAGTCATTTCGGGGACTCATATCGCAAGATTATCCATGTCGGACTGCCGGCTATGGGCACCAACATGATTATTCCCATGGCGGGCAGCGTTCTGATTGCCATTGTCGCACGCTACGGCAATGATGCGGTGGCAGGGGTCAATCTCGCCAGCCGCATTGAATCTGTCACGATCATCGCCTTTTATGCCCTTTCCGCTGTCATTGGCCCCTTTGTCGGACAAAACCTTGGGGCGCAACGCCATGACCGCATCGAACAGGCCCTGAAACAATGCGCAATGTTCACCCTGATTTTCGGCGCTGTTCTGGCGGCATTCATCGCGGTGATCGGCCCTTATATCACCATGCAGTTCGGCGATGATGTCGCCATCCAGCAAGTCGCCAATCATTATCTGTATATTGTACCGGTTTCCTACGGCGCCTACGGCTTCGTCATGACCGCCAACGCCACCTTTAACGGCATCGGCAAACCCCTGCCCGGCGTGGTGGTGTCGACCCTGCGCGTGGCAATTTTCCAGTTCCCACTCGTCCTGCTGGCGTCACTCGTCTTCGGGGAACTGAATTACCTGATTGCGGCTTCCAGTATTTCCAATATTCTGGCGGGTATCATTGCCTATTACTGGGTTATGAAAACAGTACGGCAGCTCGCGCCGGACACGCCGGAAGGCACCCTGAAGCAAAGCCCCGCCGAGTAG
- a CDS encoding sulfite exporter TauE/SafE family protein, translating to MTDPLWFYLLAVPVVLLVGISKGGFAGGLGTLAVPLLTLMVDPRMAAAIMLPILCAMDIFSVWEYRRAWDRETLKILIPGAVLGIVIGGLTFHVMNGDMIRIIVGAMSVYFVANYWFVQRRRGVVAPQPQNALRGGILGGMSGFASFIAHAGGPPLSQYLFPLQLDKTRLVGTSVMFFIIVNYVKLIPYAWLGQLSFENLKISLYLLPFAPLGVWLGIWLHNRVSNRFFYIVAYLLLFLVGVKLLAEGLYALV from the coding sequence GTGACAGACCCTTTATGGTTTTATTTGCTGGCAGTGCCGGTGGTGCTGTTGGTGGGGATATCCAAAGGCGGGTTTGCCGGTGGTCTGGGCACTTTGGCGGTGCCATTATTGACCCTTATGGTTGACCCGCGAATGGCGGCGGCGATTATGTTGCCGATCCTCTGCGCCATGGATATTTTCAGCGTCTGGGAATACCGCCGGGCCTGGGACAGGGAAACCCTGAAAATCCTGATTCCGGGGGCCGTTTTGGGCATTGTGATCGGGGGGCTGACATTTCACGTGATGAATGGCGATATGATCCGGATCATCGTCGGGGCGATGTCAGTCTATTTTGTTGCCAATTATTGGTTTGTTCAGAGACGTAGGGGGGTGGTGGCGCCACAGCCTCAGAATGCTCTGCGCGGCGGTATCCTTGGGGGAATGAGCGGTTTTGCAAGCTTCATCGCGCACGCAGGCGGACCACCATTGTCGCAATATCTTTTTCCGTTGCAGCTCGACAAGACCCGTTTGGTGGGAACCTCGGTGATGTTTTTCATCATCGTCAATTATGTCAAGCTGATCCCTTATGCCTGGCTTGGACAACTGTCTTTTGAAAATCTGAAAATATCGCTTTATCTGCTGCCTTTTGCGCCTTTGGGGGTGTGGCTTGGCATCTGGTTGCATAACCGGGTGTCCAATCGGTTCTTTTATATCGTGGCCTATCTGTTGCTTTTCCTGGTAGGGGTAAAACTGTTGGCGGAGGGATTATACGCGTTAGTTTAG
- the yaaA gene encoding peroxide stress protein YaaA, with the protein MLVVTSPAKKLDFSEDVTRSSWTVPDFLDDSSILIEAAKKLTRDDLMKLMKISENLAELNYNRYRSFSLPFTPTNAKQAVFAFTGDTYVGLDADSLDEDDLAYAQDHYRILSGLYGLLRPLDLMQPYRLEMGKKVATEKSKNLYEFWGDKLTEALNEQMKAQNTDILVNCASNEYFKAVHVKKLEGRVITPVFKEVKEGHARMIGMFAKKARGMMARYIIQNRVEQAEELKRFNLGGYKFQPSLSDETTLEFHRVTG; encoded by the coding sequence ATGTTGGTTGTTACGTCCCCCGCTAAAAAACTCGATTTTTCAGAAGATGTCACCCGGTCCAGCTGGACAGTGCCGGATTTTCTTGACGACAGCAGCATCCTGATCGAGGCGGCGAAGAAGCTTACCCGGGATGATCTGATGAAACTGATGAAAATCAGCGAAAATCTGGCGGAGCTGAATTATAATCGCTATCGGTCATTTTCTCTTCCTTTTACGCCGACCAATGCCAAACAGGCGGTGTTCGCATTCACCGGCGATACCTATGTCGGGTTGGATGCGGACAGCCTTGATGAGGATGACCTTGCTTACGCGCAGGATCATTACCGGATCCTGTCAGGGTTATATGGTTTGTTGCGGCCTCTGGATCTGATGCAGCCATACCGCCTGGAAATGGGAAAAAAGGTGGCGACTGAGAAAAGCAAAAATCTTTATGAATTCTGGGGAGACAAGCTGACCGAAGCCCTGAATGAACAGATGAAGGCGCAAAATACAGATATTTTGGTGAATTGCGCCTCTAATGAATATTTTAAAGCAGTTCATGTCAAAAAACTTGAAGGGCGGGTTATTACACCGGTATTCAAGGAAGTCAAAGAAGGGCACGCGCGGATGATCGGCATGTTTGCAAAGAAAGCCCGGGGTATGATGGCGCGTTATATCATTCAGAACCGTGTTGAACAGGCTGAGGAACTTAAAAGATTTAATCTGGGGGGGTATAAATTCCAACCCAGCCTCTCAGATGAAACGACACTTGAATTTCATCGGGTTACGGGGTAG
- a CDS encoding VOC family protein, with protein sequence MTKVVGFGGVFFKAQDPEALRAWYTTHLGLEFDAWGSVSFRFPEASPAGRDVYAVWSPFKADTEYFSPSKGSFMFNFRVDDLDGMLDKLIAEGVEVLPDRVDEDGCGRFGWAVDLEGNKIEFWQPPLLER encoded by the coding sequence ATGACAAAAGTTGTCGGTTTTGGGGGTGTTTTTTTCAAGGCACAAGACCCGGAGGCCTTGCGGGCGTGGTATACAACGCATCTCGGGCTGGAATTTGATGCATGGGGTTCGGTCAGCTTCCGCTTTCCGGAAGCTTCGCCAGCCGGCCGGGATGTTTATGCAGTATGGAGCCCGTTCAAGGCGGATACCGAGTATTTTAGCCCCAGTAAAGGATCATTCATGTTTAATTTCCGGGTCGATGATCTGGATGGCATGTTGGATAAACTGATAGCCGAAGGGGTGGAAGTCTTGCCGGATCGGGTGGACGAGGACGGCTGCGGTCGGTTCGGCTGGGCGGTTGATCTGGAAGGAAATAAAATCGAATTCTGGCAACCACCGCTCCTGGAACGGTAA
- a CDS encoding DoxX family membrane protein codes for MRLFMIILLVILIILSLAAGAAKITQMADDVRYLHAVGLTKPLIILFGVLQLAGGIMLIFPQTRRTGALVVLVTFLISSVVIFLSGAYIFGVFSLMPVILAAVFIDYGYWRRLT; via the coding sequence ATGCGACTGTTTATGATTATACTTCTGGTCATTCTGATCATATTAAGTCTCGCGGCGGGGGCGGCGAAAATTACCCAGATGGCGGATGACGTCCGCTATCTGCATGCAGTTGGCCTGACAAAGCCGTTGATCATTCTATTTGGCGTATTGCAGCTTGCGGGCGGCATTATGCTGATCTTTCCACAGACCCGCCGCACAGGCGCTTTGGTTGTGCTGGTTACCTTCCTGATATCCAGCGTTGTTATTTTCCTGAGCGGGGCCTATATCTTCGGGGTGTTTTCCCTGATGCCGGTGATTCTGGCGGCAGTCTTTATTGATTATGGATACTGGCGCAGATTGACTTAA